In Thermostichus vulcanus str. 'Rupite', a genomic segment contains:
- a CDS encoding 4-hydroxyphenylpyruvate dioxygenase family protein, which produces MNQPISGIQGIHHLHFYLWDLPYWQEQFCQVWGFQIEQQAPHTLDLCQGSIRLRLSQPAHAGDEVDRYLQQHSPGIVDVALAVGKQDLSDLAGLLQRRGAEVGWIPAERESPSPSLCLRTPYGLRHSLIPEPGSAPLYPSRLFSHLDHVVLNVGQGSLQAAADWYGQMLGWERLYHYSVGTEHSGLESWVVGDLQAGIQLAINEPTSATSQIQEFLDAYPGPGIQHVALHSPDILSSLRQLRRGGVEFLQVPAGYYSMLEGKRRPDLPEMAGIHWPDLQEQGVLLDSTLPASDPNPAPLLLQTFTQPLFGKPTFFFEIIQRLGGATGFGEGNFQALFEALEQQQLQRQQQLLAPH; this is translated from the coding sequence ATGAACCAACCCATAAGTGGGATCCAAGGGATCCATCACCTGCACTTTTATCTATGGGATCTGCCCTACTGGCAGGAGCAATTTTGCCAGGTTTGGGGGTTTCAAATCGAGCAGCAAGCCCCCCACACCCTTGATCTCTGCCAGGGATCCATTCGCTTGCGTCTGTCTCAGCCTGCCCATGCTGGGGATGAGGTGGATCGCTATCTACAGCAGCATTCTCCCGGCATTGTGGATGTGGCATTGGCGGTGGGGAAGCAGGATCTGTCCGACTTGGCGGGGCTTCTGCAGAGGCGGGGCGCTGAGGTGGGGTGGATCCCTGCTGAGAGGGAAAGTCCCTCACCCAGTTTATGTCTGCGCACTCCTTATGGATTAAGGCATTCTTTGATTCCAGAGCCAGGTTCAGCTCCTCTGTATCCCTCGCGTTTGTTTTCCCACCTGGATCATGTGGTGTTGAATGTTGGGCAGGGATCCCTGCAGGCGGCGGCAGATTGGTATGGGCAGATGCTGGGTTGGGAGCGCCTCTATCATTACAGTGTGGGTACGGAGCACTCCGGGTTAGAAAGTTGGGTGGTCGGGGATCTGCAGGCAGGGATCCAGTTGGCCATCAATGAGCCGACTTCTGCGACCTCACAAATTCAGGAATTTTTGGATGCTTACCCTGGCCCTGGCATCCAGCATGTAGCTCTACACAGCCCGGATATCCTCAGCAGCCTGCGCCAGCTCCGTCGGGGTGGGGTGGAATTTTTGCAGGTGCCCGCAGGGTACTACTCGATGCTCGAAGGCAAGCGACGCCCCGATTTGCCGGAAATGGCCGGGATCCATTGGCCGGATTTACAAGAACAAGGGGTTCTTTTGGATTCCACCTTGCCTGCTTCTGATCCCAACCCGGCACCCCTGCTGTTGCAAACCTTCACCCAACCTTTGTTTGGAAAACCAACCTTTTTCTTTGAAATCATCCAACGACTCGGGGGAGCCACTGGATTTGGCGAAGGCAATTTTCAGGCTTTGTTTGAAGCGCTAGAGCAGCAACAATTGCAGCGGCAGCAACAACTGCTTGCTCCCCATTGA
- a CDS encoding S10 family peptidase, with translation MVAESQSTPTLHTTEHTFAAGSETFTYTALAGWQTLYEREKPVAEIFHVAYLRQGSLPVSGRPLTFVFNGGPGAASAYLHMGALGPKRIQFGPRGSLPPSPVRVVDNAESWLQFSDLVFIDPVGTGFSRALPKDKENADPSKAGDPPKSASPEPAGKAEDPPKEAPFWDVERDLKSLGEFIQGFLSRQKRWLSPIFIAGESYGGFRVARLAKELQSKFGVGLSGAILISPAIEFSLLETTDYNLTTWATLFPSYVASAAHHGLSGWGEDLGVLLPKAEGFAQQQLLPLLAMGEAMPETERQRIYQELAAGIGLSPEYVAQQGGRIKATSFARELLRPQRQVLGLYDASVTAVDPFPDRPTFEGSDPTLDGLDRLFTAAINSHLRDTLQVDTELTYHLLNFEVFKAWQFNQKGEFKQGFIGAMDELRTSMALNPHMRVNIHHGFYDLVTPYFASNHLVDLMKLDPRLKANLTLQHYRGGHMFYTWDPSRLEWFAAMQKLYREAVPLDAA, from the coding sequence ATGGTCGCAGAATCGCAATCTACCCCCACCCTCCACACCACTGAGCACACCTTTGCTGCAGGCAGTGAGACCTTCACCTACACAGCACTGGCGGGTTGGCAGACCCTCTACGAGCGGGAAAAACCCGTAGCCGAGATCTTCCATGTGGCTTACTTAAGGCAGGGATCCCTGCCGGTATCGGGTCGCCCGCTGACTTTTGTGTTCAATGGCGGGCCAGGGGCAGCCTCTGCCTATTTGCACATGGGTGCCTTGGGACCGAAACGGATTCAATTTGGACCCAGGGGCAGCCTGCCACCTTCTCCGGTGCGGGTGGTGGACAATGCCGAAAGTTGGTTGCAGTTCTCGGACTTGGTCTTTATTGATCCCGTGGGAACAGGGTTTAGTCGTGCCTTGCCGAAAGACAAAGAGAATGCCGACCCCAGTAAAGCTGGGGATCCCCCCAAATCAGCCAGTCCAGAACCTGCTGGTAAGGCGGAGGATCCCCCCAAAGAAGCCCCCTTCTGGGATGTGGAGCGAGATTTAAAATCTCTGGGGGAGTTTATTCAGGGATTTCTCTCGCGGCAGAAACGCTGGTTATCGCCGATTTTTATTGCGGGTGAGAGCTATGGCGGATTTCGGGTGGCAAGGCTAGCGAAGGAGTTGCAATCGAAGTTTGGGGTAGGTCTATCGGGGGCGATTCTGATTTCACCCGCGATTGAGTTCAGTTTGCTGGAAACGACCGATTACAACCTCACCACTTGGGCAACGCTCTTTCCTTCCTATGTAGCCTCAGCAGCCCACCATGGCTTATCGGGATGGGGAGAAGATTTAGGCGTGTTGTTGCCCAAAGCCGAAGGATTCGCCCAGCAGCAATTGTTGCCCCTCTTGGCGATGGGGGAGGCAATGCCAGAGACGGAACGGCAGAGGATCTATCAAGAGCTGGCGGCAGGGATCGGCCTATCACCCGAGTACGTAGCTCAACAAGGGGGACGGATCAAGGCCACCAGTTTTGCCCGTGAGCTTTTGCGGCCTCAGCGTCAGGTGCTGGGGCTGTACGATGCTTCTGTCACAGCCGTGGATCCCTTTCCCGATCGACCCACCTTTGAGGGATCCGATCCTACCTTGGATGGATTGGATCGCCTGTTTACCGCTGCGATTAACAGTCACTTGCGGGATACTTTGCAGGTGGACACGGAGCTCACCTACCATCTGCTCAATTTTGAGGTGTTCAAAGCCTGGCAATTTAACCAAAAAGGTGAGTTTAAGCAGGGATTCATCGGGGCGATGGACGAGTTGCGCACCAGCATGGCCCTCAACCCTCACATGCGGGTGAACATTCACCATGGCTTTTATGATCTGGTCACGCCCTATTTTGCGTCCAATCATTTGGTGGATTTAATGAAGCTGGATCCGCGCCTGAAAGCCAATCTGACCCTGCAACATTATCGGGGTGGGCACATGTTTTACACCTGGGATCCCTCGCGGTTAGAATGGTTTGCGGCAATGCAGAAGCTATACCGCGAGGCAGTTCCCTTGGATGCAGCCTGA
- a CDS encoding Nif11-like leader peptide family natural product precursor yields the protein MSAQAVTEFLTKVTENEDLMKEVIQVLDAEDDREAVASLAAQKGFEFTPEELWAEVYRRQAEFSRRQDLGELTDKEIVDTDFFQSLQEKARRYRSRISSEQKIPKPEES from the coding sequence ATGAGTGCACAGGCAGTCACAGAATTCTTAACAAAAGTCACAGAGAATGAAGATCTGATGAAAGAGGTCATTCAGGTACTGGATGCAGAAGATGACCGGGAGGCGGTAGCTTCCTTGGCTGCTCAGAAAGGATTTGAGTTCACCCCAGAGGAGCTTTGGGCAGAAGTATATCGCCGTCAAGCAGAGTTCTCTCGTCGTCAGGATCTGGGTGAACTGACAGATAAGGAGATCGTAGACACGGATTTCTTTCAGTCATTACAAGAGAAGGCCAGGCGCTATCGCAGCCGAATCTCATCTGAGCAAAAGATCCCCAAGCCGGAAGAGTCTTGA
- a CDS encoding extracellular solute-binding protein, whose product MEHLRVSRRELLHGILLGLALAGCGGPDPNVPLILALKQSIPGSLLNEFRRSTTARFQVQFLDERAQLLAHLQQRSQPSTPARWDPLGWLQPRSPLVALSLLGADGLERAITSGWLDPLPEELLGEKWADLDPRWQQAVQREGQVWGVPWRWGVTAIAYRRDRVTEPIRDWADLWRSDLAGKITLPDHPREVIGLTLKKLGRSYNDPLNPEDPELRQELGSLHAQALAYTSSDYLPMLRIADSWVAVGWSQDLYSTQANYPELEVVIPASGSAIWWDMWVRPRALESEDLESLDLGSLFVDWFHFLLDPELAPRWVNLSGIPSVLPVDPAQLSSRLQQREDFQPVTWQRSEIWQPLSPSAAASYLNLWDQMRQGLL is encoded by the coding sequence GTGGAGCATCTGAGGGTTAGCCGACGTGAACTCTTGCACGGGATCCTGCTCGGGCTGGCGCTGGCGGGGTGTGGTGGCCCGGATCCGAATGTGCCCTTGATTTTGGCGCTGAAACAATCGATTCCCGGCAGTCTACTCAACGAGTTCCGCCGCAGTACAACCGCTCGGTTTCAGGTGCAGTTCTTGGATGAACGGGCACAGCTATTGGCCCATTTGCAGCAAAGATCTCAGCCTTCAACCCCCGCTAGGTGGGATCCCTTGGGTTGGTTGCAACCTCGCAGTCCTTTGGTTGCTCTCTCCTTGCTAGGGGCGGATGGATTGGAGCGGGCCATTACTTCAGGCTGGCTGGATCCTTTACCTGAAGAACTTTTGGGGGAGAAATGGGCGGACTTGGATCCCCGTTGGCAGCAGGCGGTACAACGAGAGGGGCAAGTTTGGGGAGTCCCTTGGCGATGGGGAGTAACGGCTATTGCCTATCGTCGGGATCGGGTTACTGAACCGATTCGAGATTGGGCCGACCTGTGGAGATCAGATCTGGCGGGCAAAATCACCCTGCCGGATCATCCACGGGAAGTGATTGGCCTCACCCTAAAAAAACTGGGGCGCTCCTACAACGATCCCCTCAACCCTGAGGATCCTGAGCTACGGCAAGAATTGGGATCCCTGCATGCACAAGCTTTGGCCTATACTTCCTCCGACTACCTGCCCATGTTGCGGATTGCCGATAGCTGGGTAGCAGTCGGTTGGTCGCAGGATCTCTACAGCACCCAAGCCAATTATCCCGAATTGGAGGTGGTGATCCCAGCTTCTGGTTCAGCCATATGGTGGGATATGTGGGTACGCCCGCGTGCCCTAGAATCCGAAGACCTAGAATCTTTAGATTTGGGATCCCTTTTTGTGGATTGGTTTCATTTTCTGCTGGATCCAGAGTTGGCTCCCCGTTGGGTTAATTTGAGCGGGATCCCTTCTGTATTGCCAGTGGATCCGGCTCAGTTGTCTTCCCGCTTGCAACAAAGGGAGGACTTTCAGCCTGTTACTTGGCAGCGATCTGAAATTTGGCAGCCTCTTTCTCCATCTGCAGCAGCCTCTTATCTCAATTTGTGGGATCAGATGCGTCAGGGGCTCCTGTAG
- a CDS encoding Holliday junction resolvase RuvX, producing the protein MSHSNPSGLSQAPVVIGFDPGRDKCGVAVVQVQSQLQVLHREVIASSAALPKLQTLWQRFRAEKVILGNQTTAQTWKQQLESIIPPHQIILVDERHSSQEARQRYWDFYPPQGWERLLPKGLRVPANAYDDLVALILVERYCRGASEG; encoded by the coding sequence ATGTCCCATTCCAACCCATCAGGCTTATCCCAAGCGCCCGTGGTTATCGGTTTTGATCCGGGGCGGGACAAATGTGGAGTGGCTGTTGTGCAGGTGCAATCACAACTTCAAGTCTTACACCGGGAGGTGATTGCCTCTTCAGCAGCGTTACCCAAACTGCAAACTCTCTGGCAACGCTTTCGGGCAGAGAAGGTGATCCTGGGCAACCAAACGACAGCCCAAACCTGGAAACAGCAACTGGAATCGATCATCCCGCCGCACCAAATTATCTTGGTGGATGAACGCCACAGCTCTCAAGAGGCCCGTCAGCGCTACTGGGATTTTTATCCACCCCAAGGATGGGAGCGCCTACTGCCCAAAGGACTGCGGGTGCCGGCCAACGCTTACGATGATCTGGTGGCTTTGATTCTGGTGGAGCGGTACTGTCGTGGAGCATCTGAGGGTTAG